A genomic region of Acidobacteriota bacterium contains the following coding sequences:
- a CDS encoding L-lactate permease codes for MAELFQQTYSPVAGSILLSALVASIPPILLAICLAGLRIAPWKSAIVGAGSAFVLAWMVWGMPLGLTMAAATHGMAFGLWPICWIVFCSVMFYNLSVESGDFDVIRRSLARLTSDRRIQILLVAFCFGALIEGIAGFGAPVAITAAMLAGLGFEPIMAAVLALIANTAPVAFGSLGIPVTTLGGLLAPMLGEDVQTTTRALSAMVGRQLPFFSLIIPAYLIVLYAGWSRMLAVFPAVLVTGLSFAIGQFAVSNYVGPELTDTLAALFSLASVALLLKFWQPRDTYNDGTKPVVETTTDVPKRVWRAYATYGILIVTVLIGQVGNFAGMSQLQPPANVTALLRCGQIGNRLCPEPWIGEPASVNPQGFRFPVWEFSWPGAYNMVDGRPQPLVQRQPPVVEAVSPYALTYRLDLLATAGTLVLFATFIALIPMVLAGSRPGILGVAFRKTAAQLRLPIITIAFILSIATVMNYSGMTSSMALALAQTGWLFPFFSAWLGMLGVFLTGSDTSSNTLFGPLQATTAKVSGLDPILMGATNSSAGVMGKMISPQNLSVGAAGVGAVGREGEIFSKVIVHSLVLTTLMGILAMLQQYVFPWMIPKL; via the coding sequence TTGGCCGAACTGTTTCAACAGACTTACAGTCCCGTAGCCGGCAGCATCCTGCTGTCGGCCCTCGTTGCGTCGATCCCGCCGATCCTGCTGGCGATCTGCCTGGCCGGGCTGCGCATTGCGCCCTGGAAGTCGGCGATCGTCGGCGCGGGCAGCGCTTTCGTGCTGGCCTGGATGGTCTGGGGCATGCCGCTCGGGCTGACGATGGCGGCCGCCACGCACGGCATGGCCTTCGGACTGTGGCCGATCTGCTGGATCGTCTTCTGCTCGGTGATGTTCTACAACCTGTCGGTCGAGAGCGGCGACTTCGACGTGATCCGCCGTTCGCTGGCGCGGCTGACGAGCGACCGCCGCATCCAGATCCTGCTGGTCGCCTTCTGCTTCGGCGCGCTCATCGAGGGCATCGCCGGGTTCGGTGCCCCGGTGGCCATTACCGCGGCGATGCTGGCGGGCCTCGGCTTCGAGCCGATCATGGCCGCGGTGCTGGCCCTGATCGCCAATACCGCGCCGGTGGCCTTCGGCTCGCTCGGCATTCCGGTCACGACCCTCGGCGGCCTGCTCGCGCCCATGCTCGGCGAAGACGTCCAGACGACGACTCGCGCCCTGTCGGCCATGGTCGGCCGGCAACTCCCCTTCTTCTCGCTGATCATCCCGGCGTACCTGATCGTCTTGTATGCCGGATGGAGCCGGATGCTGGCGGTCTTCCCGGCCGTGCTGGTCACGGGTCTCTCGTTTGCGATCGGCCAGTTCGCCGTCTCGAATTACGTCGGCCCCGAGCTGACCGACACGCTGGCGGCGCTCTTCTCGCTGGCCTCGGTCGCGCTGCTGTTGAAGTTCTGGCAACCGCGCGACACCTACAACGATGGCACCAAGCCGGTGGTGGAGACGACGACCGACGTGCCCAAACGCGTCTGGCGCGCCTATGCCACCTACGGCATCCTGATCGTGACCGTGCTGATCGGCCAGGTCGGCAACTTCGCCGGCATGTCGCAGTTGCAGCCGCCGGCCAATGTCACCGCCCTGCTCCGCTGCGGACAGATCGGCAATCGGCTGTGCCCGGAGCCGTGGATCGGCGAGCCGGCCTCGGTGAATCCGCAGGGCTTCCGCTTCCCGGTGTGGGAGTTCAGCTGGCCGGGCGCGTACAACATGGTTGATGGCAGGCCGCAGCCGCTCGTGCAACGCCAGCCGCCGGTGGTGGAAGCAGTGTCACCGTACGCGCTGACCTACCGGCTCGACCTGCTGGCCACGGCCGGCACGCTGGTGCTGTTTGCCACCTTCATCGCGCTCATTCCCATGGTGTTGGCAGGGTCGCGTCCCGGCATTCTCGGCGTCGCGTTCAGGAAGACCGCGGCGCAGCTACGCCTGCCGATCATCACCATCGCCTTCATCCTGTCGATTGCCACCGTCATGAACTACTCGGGAATGACCTCGTCCATGGCGTTGGCATTGGCGCAGACCGGCTGGCTGTTCCCGTTCTTCTCGGCGTGGCTCGGCATGCTCGGCGTGTTCCTCACCGGCAGCGACACCTCGTCCAATACCCTGTTTGGCCCGCTGCAGGCAACGACCGCCAAGGTGTCGGGGCTTGATCCCATCCTGATGGGCGCTACCAACAGTTCGGCGGGCGTGATGGGCAAGATGATCAGCCCGCAGAACCTGTCGGTCGGCGCAGCGGGCGTTGGTGCGGTGGGCCGGGAAGGTGAGATCTTCTCGAAGGTGATCGTCCACAGCCTCGTGCTGACCACGCTGATGGGCATCCTCGCCATGCTGCAGCAATACGTCTTCCCGTGGATGATTCCGAAGCTGTAG
- a CDS encoding helix-turn-helix transcriptional regulator, producing MAPIYLGEFEYAVLLATLHLEQEAYAVPIRELIESRTGRPVARGALYTALDRLEAKGCLRSRMGDSTDERGGKARRYFTVSAAGLKALKATHGALASMARGLETILEQS from the coding sequence ATGGCACCCATTTACCTCGGCGAGTTCGAATACGCGGTCCTGCTGGCGACCCTGCACCTCGAGCAGGAGGCCTACGCGGTGCCAATTCGCGAGCTGATCGAGTCGCGAACCGGCCGGCCGGTGGCCCGCGGCGCGCTCTATACAGCGCTCGACCGGCTCGAGGCCAAGGGCTGCCTGCGCTCGCGCATGGGCGACTCCACCGACGAGCGCGGCGGCAAGGCGCGCCGCTATTTCACCGTCAGCGCCGCCGGACTCAAAGCCCTCAAGGCCACGCACGGCGCCCTGGCCAGCATGGCCCGGGGCCTCGAAACCATCCTGGAGCAATCATGA
- the clpB gene encoding ATP-dependent chaperone ClpB, whose amino-acid sequence MNLNKFTEKAQEAVLAAPQLASALNHAQVEPEHLLVTLAEQQNGVVPTVFRKLGVDPSVVSGALRAHLGKQPKAHGGSEPHLSPRLRVAFDAAQAEAKTMQDEYVSTEHLLLGLLIETGQSATVDQLKANGITRAKVLEALTAVRGNQRVTDQNPEGKYEALEKYGRDLTELARKGKLDPVIGRDEEVRRVIQVLSRRTKNNPVLIGEPGVGKTAIVEGLAQRIVRGDVPEGLKDKKIVTLDMGALIAGAKSRGEFEDRLKAVLKEVSEAQGQIVLFIDELHTVVGAGASEGSMDASNMLKPMLARGELHTIGATTLDEYRKYIEKDAALERRFQPVQVGEPTVEDTISILRGLRERYEIHHGVKFKDAALVAAAVLSQRYIADRFLPDKAIDLMDEAASKLRMEIDSMPVELDEVRRRIMQLEIEREALRKEKDKASQDRLAKLEKDLADLKEQDTELRSHWEQEKEAIQAGRQLKEQLEQVRVEVEQAQRSGDYAVASELQYGRVPELEAKIKERETRLQGLQQVKSMLKEEVDEEDIAEVVGKWTGIPVSRLLEGEVQKLLKMEERLHQRVVGQDEAVVSVSNAIRRARAGLQDPNRPLGSFIFLGPTGVGKTELARALAEFLFDSEQATIRLDMSEYQEKHTVSRMIGAPPGYVGYDEAGQLTEAVRRRPYAVVLFDEVEKAHPEVLNVLLQLLDDGRLTDGKGRVVDFTNTVVIMTSNLRDLDALRGHFRPEFINRIDDIVFFHSLDREHITQIVEIQMRGLLRRLADRKIHITLSDAAKDFLVREGYDPVYGARPLKRALQRLLLDPLALRVLDGEFRDGDTVVVDLITDKLSFAKGQPVHV is encoded by the coding sequence ATGAATCTCAACAAATTTACCGAGAAGGCCCAGGAGGCCGTGCTGGCGGCGCCGCAACTGGCGTCGGCGCTGAACCACGCGCAGGTGGAGCCCGAGCACCTGCTGGTGACGCTCGCCGAGCAGCAGAATGGCGTGGTGCCCACGGTGTTCAGGAAGCTCGGTGTGGATCCATCCGTCGTCAGCGGCGCGCTGCGCGCGCACCTCGGCAAGCAGCCCAAGGCGCACGGCGGCTCCGAGCCGCACCTCTCCCCTCGCCTGCGGGTCGCGTTCGACGCGGCCCAGGCCGAGGCCAAGACCATGCAGGACGAGTACGTCAGCACCGAGCACTTGCTGCTCGGCCTGTTGATCGAGACCGGCCAGTCGGCCACCGTCGATCAGCTCAAGGCCAACGGCATTACCCGGGCAAAAGTGCTCGAGGCGTTGACCGCGGTGCGCGGCAACCAGCGCGTGACCGACCAGAACCCCGAGGGCAAGTACGAAGCGCTCGAGAAGTACGGCCGTGACCTCACCGAGCTGGCACGCAAGGGCAAGCTCGACCCGGTGATCGGGCGCGACGAGGAAGTGCGCCGCGTGATCCAGGTGCTGTCGCGTCGCACCAAGAACAACCCGGTGCTGATCGGCGAACCCGGCGTCGGCAAGACCGCCATTGTCGAGGGGCTCGCCCAGCGCATTGTGCGCGGCGACGTCCCCGAGGGCCTCAAGGACAAGAAGATCGTCACGCTGGACATGGGCGCGTTGATCGCCGGCGCCAAGTCCCGCGGCGAGTTCGAAGACCGGCTGAAGGCGGTGCTGAAGGAAGTGTCCGAGGCCCAGGGCCAGATCGTCCTCTTTATCGACGAGCTGCATACCGTGGTCGGAGCCGGCGCATCGGAAGGGTCGATGGATGCGTCCAACATGCTGAAGCCCATGCTCGCCCGCGGCGAACTGCACACCATCGGCGCCACCACCCTCGACGAGTACCGCAAGTACATCGAGAAGGATGCCGCGCTCGAGCGCCGCTTCCAGCCGGTGCAGGTCGGCGAGCCGACCGTCGAAGACACCATCAGCATCCTGCGCGGCTTGCGCGAACGCTACGAGATCCATCACGGCGTGAAGTTCAAGGACGCGGCGCTGGTGGCGGCGGCGGTGTTGTCGCAGCGCTACATCGCCGACCGGTTCCTGCCCGACAAGGCCATCGACCTGATGGACGAAGCCGCGTCCAAGCTGCGCATGGAGATTGATTCCATGCCGGTCGAGCTGGACGAGGTGCGTCGCCGCATCATGCAGCTCGAGATTGAACGTGAAGCCCTACGCAAGGAGAAGGACAAGGCGTCACAGGACCGGCTGGCCAAACTCGAAAAGGACCTCGCCGACCTCAAGGAGCAGGATACCGAGTTGCGCTCGCACTGGGAGCAGGAGAAAGAAGCCATCCAGGCCGGCCGCCAGTTGAAGGAACAACTCGAACAGGTCCGCGTCGAAGTGGAACAGGCGCAGCGCTCCGGCGACTACGCCGTGGCGTCGGAATTGCAGTACGGCCGGGTGCCGGAGCTCGAGGCGAAGATTAAGGAACGCGAGACGCGCCTCCAGGGCCTGCAGCAGGTCAAGAGCATGCTGAAGGAAGAGGTCGACGAAGAAGACATCGCCGAGGTCGTCGGCAAGTGGACCGGCATTCCCGTGAGCCGGCTGCTCGAAGGCGAAGTCCAGAAGCTGCTCAAGATGGAAGAGCGGCTGCACCAGCGCGTGGTTGGCCAGGACGAGGCGGTCGTGTCGGTGTCAAACGCCATTCGGCGCGCGCGCGCCGGCTTGCAGGACCCCAACCGGCCGCTCGGCAGCTTCATTTTCCTGGGCCCCACGGGCGTCGGCAAGACCGAGCTCGCGCGCGCGCTCGCCGAGTTCCTGTTCGACTCGGAGCAGGCGACGATTCGACTCGACATGTCCGAGTACCAGGAGAAGCACACCGTCTCGCGCATGATCGGCGCGCCGCCCGGATACGTCGGCTACGACGAGGCCGGCCAGTTGACCGAGGCCGTCCGGCGCCGGCCGTACGCGGTGGTCTTGTTCGATGAGGTCGAGAAGGCTCATCCGGAAGTGCTGAACGTGTTGCTGCAGTTACTTGATGACGGCCGCCTGACCGACGGCAAGGGCCGGGTGGTTGACTTCACCAACACCGTGGTCATCATGACCTCGAATCTGCGCGACCTCGACGCGCTGCGGGGGCATTTCCGGCCGGAGTTCATCAACCGCATCGACGACATCGTGTTCTTCCATTCGCTCGATCGGGAGCACATCACGCAGATCGTCGAGATCCAGATGCGCGGACTGTTGAGGCGCCTGGCCGACCGGAAGATTCACATCACCCTGAGTGACGCGGCGAAGGACTTCCTCGTCCGCGAAGGGTATGATCCGGTATACGGGGCTCGGCCGCTGAAACGGGCCCTGCAGCGTCTGCTGCTCGACCCCCTGGCGCTCAGGGTGCTCGACGGCGAGTTCCGCGACGGCGATACCGTCGTCGTGGACCTGATTACCGACAAGCTCAGCTTCGCGAAAGGTCAGCCGGTCCATGTCTAG
- the ftsH gene encoding ATP-dependent zinc metalloprotease FtsH, which yields MSSPVSPPGGPKGRPAAPKPTTIWWVLGALTVLALGQAFFLAPAGRQLSYSEFKGLVRSGQVAEVSVGDSIIRGSLKKAGDDGTTAFSTTRVTDPKLVEELDAASVKYSGELVSRWVPELLGWVIPLLLLFGLWTFFFKRMGGAEGGIMSFSRSKAKLMAEDDVKTTFADVAGVDEAAQELREIVEFLKTPKKYTNLGGKIPKGVLLVGPPGTGKTLLARAVAGEAKVPFFSMSGSEFVEMFVGVGAARVRDMFAQAEAKAPCIVFIDELDALGKARQQSAFGGHEEREQTLNQLLSEMDGFDARKAIIIMAATNRPEVLDPALLRPGRFDRQVLVDKPDVKGREAVLKIHARNVKLNAAVDLRTVAARTAGFAGADLANLVNEAALLAARRDAETVEMQDFNEAIDRLVAGLEKKRVMNTKEREIIAYHESGHAIVASVLPNMDPVHKISIVARGFGALGYTMQLPLEERYLMQKGDLLNQMAILLGGRAAEEIAIGEISTGAQNDLQRVSDLARSMVTEWGMSERLGTINFDPPRRGRFLDLGMPIERGLYSDDTARMIDDEVKQLISGAHNEARRILREHREVLERVTRRLLEKEVMEGDELREIMSAQPQEQEIKSSGVAIS from the coding sequence ATGTCTAGTCCCGTCTCGCCGCCCGGCGGCCCGAAAGGCCGGCCGGCGGCCCCCAAGCCGACCACCATCTGGTGGGTGCTCGGTGCGCTGACCGTGCTCGCGCTGGGCCAGGCGTTTTTCCTGGCGCCGGCGGGCCGGCAGCTGTCCTACAGCGAGTTCAAGGGGCTGGTCCGCAGCGGCCAGGTGGCCGAAGTCTCAGTTGGCGATTCGATCATCCGCGGCTCGCTCAAGAAGGCTGGCGACGATGGCACGACCGCGTTCTCGACGACCCGGGTGACCGACCCGAAGCTCGTGGAGGAACTGGATGCCGCCAGCGTCAAGTACTCGGGCGAGCTCGTCAGCCGGTGGGTGCCCGAGCTGCTCGGCTGGGTGATTCCCCTGCTGCTGCTGTTTGGCCTGTGGACGTTCTTCTTCAAGCGCATGGGCGGCGCCGAGGGCGGCATCATGTCGTTCTCGCGCAGCAAGGCCAAGCTCATGGCGGAAGACGACGTGAAGACGACGTTTGCCGACGTGGCTGGCGTGGACGAGGCGGCGCAGGAACTGCGCGAGATCGTCGAGTTCCTGAAGACCCCGAAGAAGTACACCAATCTTGGCGGCAAGATCCCCAAGGGGGTGCTGCTGGTCGGCCCGCCGGGCACCGGCAAGACCCTGCTGGCGCGCGCTGTTGCCGGCGAGGCCAAGGTGCCCTTCTTCAGCATGAGCGGCTCGGAGTTTGTCGAGATGTTCGTCGGCGTCGGCGCCGCCCGGGTCCGCGACATGTTCGCCCAGGCCGAGGCCAAGGCACCGTGCATCGTCTTCATCGACGAGCTCGACGCGCTCGGCAAGGCCCGCCAGCAAAGCGCGTTTGGCGGTCACGAGGAACGCGAGCAGACGCTCAACCAGTTGCTGTCGGAGATGGACGGCTTCGATGCCCGCAAGGCGATCATCATCATGGCCGCGACCAACCGGCCCGAGGTGCTGGACCCGGCGTTGCTGCGCCCAGGCCGCTTCGACCGCCAGGTTCTGGTGGACAAGCCCGACGTCAAGGGCCGCGAAGCGGTGCTGAAGATTCACGCGCGCAACGTGAAGCTCAACGCGGCCGTGGACCTGCGCACGGTGGCGGCGCGCACGGCCGGCTTTGCCGGCGCCGACCTTGCCAACCTGGTCAACGAAGCCGCCCTGCTGGCCGCGCGGCGCGATGCCGAGACCGTGGAGATGCAGGACTTCAACGAGGCCATCGACCGCCTGGTCGCCGGGCTCGAGAAGAAACGCGTGATGAACACCAAGGAACGCGAGATTATCGCGTACCACGAGTCGGGTCACGCCATCGTCGCGAGCGTGCTGCCCAACATGGACCCGGTGCACAAGATCTCGATCGTCGCCCGCGGCTTCGGTGCGCTCGGCTACACCATGCAGTTGCCGCTCGAAGAGCGCTACCTGATGCAGAAGGGCGACCTGCTCAACCAGATGGCCATCCTGCTGGGCGGCCGCGCCGCGGAAGAGATTGCCATCGGCGAGATCTCGACCGGCGCGCAGAACGATCTGCAGCGGGTCTCGGACCTCGCCCGCTCGATGGTCACCGAATGGGGCATGAGCGAGCGGCTGGGCACGATCAACTTCGATCCGCCGCGCCGGGGCCGCTTCCTGGACCTGGGCATGCCGATCGAACGGGGCCTGTACAGCGACGATACCGCGCGCATGATTGATGACGAGGTGAAGCAGCTCATCTCCGGCGCCCACAACGAAGCCCGGCGCATCCTGCGCGAACACCGCGAAGTGCTCGAGCGCGTCACCCGCCGCCTGCTGGAGAAGGAAGTGATGGAAGGCGATGAGCTGCGCGAGATCATGAGTGCCCAACCGCAGGAACAGGAGATCAAGAGTTCAGGAGTAGCCATTTCTTAA
- a CDS encoding ADOP family duplicated permease, producing MTSPSRFAERVLAMVVRDPEWRDGVIGDLREEHARLVMRVGAARARRWHRRQSLGIALRYGTHRLLRRRTPPPRWLAVVADEPEGAWTAGMTRDVLYAWRAVTQRPALSAVVVVTLAVALAANSTTYSLLDALVLRPYRFVGVDRLLVVTTMAPDSVFVDREDVSAADYREWRQQATSVSQWSMHEWWDANLSGVDIPEQVAGFRVSPGFFGLLGSSPVMGREFVEDETDPARRHRVVIGHALWQRRFAGDPAIIGKMVRFDGEPYEVVGVAPERFKVPDGAEVWAPLALTAEQWADRRDNHYGAFARLQDGATVQGARAELTAIIETQRRDHVDTNQNRYAKVMAFTEGMSDPGAGAFIGVWQVAAVLLLLIACANIANLLMARSSERSQEYAVRLALGASRVRLFTQTVVEGLLLSVIAVVLSMPLIAVGIGLSKASIPASVLRFIPGWDFIQVDTRLFVATAVLGTVAMLIFSIVPAVQAMGAQVSDSLRQSGRTLTPGRQRRWLRSALATTQVALALALLFASTLVLTAAETQVNGVLGFEKRDVLVAHFSLPERSYTDAEKRRRFVAGVLDRMRAIPAVSEAGFTSHIPSGFNDHGRKLWPEGVELTEAETRFVGYRRTSPNYFQAMRIPLVRGRGFGTEDRLESTAVAVVSESLARRYWPGQDPIGKRFKFTADGSWVSVVGVSGDVLHNWATRRPETVYRPISQDVPYGGAFTIRTVGDPEAVAGDLRRAVSAMDPDQPLASLTSLEHLVADRAAGFTFIARALSVVALIALVLSMLGIYSLMAYLTTQRTQEIGVRMALGAGRWQVVRLTTAQAVRITLVGIAIGGAMAYGLGTLMQGLLFGTVSMSLWQLAALMLALASAALLAAYLPARRASRIDPMNALRET from the coding sequence ATGACTTCCCCATCCCGATTCGCGGAGCGCGTCCTGGCCATGGTCGTGCGCGACCCCGAATGGCGGGATGGGGTGATTGGTGACTTGCGTGAAGAGCACGCGCGCCTGGTTATGCGGGTGGGCGCGGCGCGCGCGCGGCGCTGGCACCGGCGCCAGTCGCTCGGCATCGCCCTCCGTTACGGCACGCATCGCCTGCTGCGGCGACGAACGCCACCGCCTCGATGGCTGGCGGTGGTCGCCGATGAACCAGAGGGCGCGTGGACGGCCGGCATGACCCGCGATGTGCTGTACGCGTGGCGCGCGGTGACGCAACGCCCGGCCCTCTCGGCAGTGGTCGTGGTCACCCTCGCTGTCGCTCTCGCCGCCAACAGCACGACCTACAGCCTGTTGGACGCCTTGGTGTTGCGGCCGTATCGCTTCGTCGGCGTGGACCGGCTGCTGGTGGTCACGACGATGGCGCCGGATAGCGTGTTCGTGGACCGCGAAGATGTGTCCGCCGCTGACTATCGAGAATGGCGCCAGCAAGCCACCAGCGTCAGCCAGTGGTCGATGCACGAATGGTGGGATGCCAATCTTTCGGGGGTGGACATTCCCGAGCAGGTCGCCGGTTTCCGCGTGTCGCCGGGGTTCTTCGGCCTGTTGGGCTCAAGTCCGGTGATGGGGCGGGAGTTCGTGGAGGACGAAACCGATCCAGCCCGGCGCCATCGCGTCGTGATCGGTCACGCCCTCTGGCAGCGGCGGTTTGCCGGCGACCCCGCCATCATCGGCAAGATGGTCCGCTTCGATGGCGAGCCTTACGAAGTGGTAGGAGTGGCACCCGAGCGATTCAAGGTGCCAGACGGCGCGGAAGTGTGGGCGCCATTGGCGCTGACGGCCGAGCAGTGGGCCGATCGCCGGGACAACCACTACGGCGCGTTTGCGCGACTGCAAGATGGTGCCACCGTCCAGGGGGCGCGCGCCGAACTGACCGCCATCATCGAGACCCAACGGCGCGATCATGTAGACACCAATCAGAACCGCTACGCCAAGGTGATGGCTTTCACGGAAGGCATGAGCGATCCCGGCGCCGGCGCGTTCATCGGCGTCTGGCAAGTGGCGGCCGTGCTGCTGCTGTTGATCGCCTGCGCCAACATCGCCAACTTGTTGATGGCCCGCAGCTCCGAGCGCAGCCAGGAATACGCGGTCAGGCTGGCGCTTGGCGCCAGTCGCGTCCGCCTGTTCACCCAAACCGTCGTTGAAGGGTTGCTGCTGTCGGTGATCGCCGTGGTGCTGTCGATGCCCCTGATCGCGGTCGGCATCGGGCTGTCGAAGGCCTCGATCCCAGCGTCCGTACTGCGATTCATTCCCGGCTGGGACTTCATTCAAGTCGACACACGGCTGTTTGTCGCAACGGCGGTGCTGGGCACCGTTGCAATGCTGATCTTCTCGATCGTCCCCGCGGTGCAGGCGATGGGCGCGCAGGTGTCGGACAGCCTGCGCCAGTCGGGCCGGACCCTGACGCCGGGCCGGCAACGCCGGTGGCTTCGTAGCGCCCTGGCGACGACACAGGTCGCACTGGCGCTGGCGCTGCTGTTCGCTTCCACGCTGGTCCTGACGGCGGCCGAAACCCAGGTCAACGGTGTGCTTGGCTTCGAGAAACGCGACGTTCTGGTCGCGCACTTCAGTTTGCCCGAACGGTCGTATACCGACGCCGAGAAGCGCCGGCGTTTCGTGGCGGGAGTTCTGGATCGCATGCGCGCCATACCCGCAGTGAGCGAGGCAGGCTTTACCAGCCACATTCCTTCCGGATTCAACGACCACGGCCGCAAGTTGTGGCCCGAAGGCGTCGAGTTGACGGAAGCCGAGACCCGCTTTGTCGGCTACCGGCGCACGTCGCCGAACTACTTTCAAGCCATGCGAATTCCCCTGGTGCGAGGACGTGGGTTCGGCACCGAGGATCGGCTGGAGTCGACCGCCGTGGCCGTTGTCTCCGAATCGTTGGCGCGGCGGTATTGGCCAGGCCAGGATCCAATCGGCAAGCGATTCAAGTTCACCGCAGATGGCTCGTGGGTCAGCGTGGTCGGGGTCTCCGGCGATGTGCTCCACAACTGGGCCACGCGGCGCCCTGAAACGGTCTACCGCCCGATCAGCCAGGACGTGCCCTACGGCGGCGCCTTCACGATTCGGACGGTCGGTGATCCCGAGGCGGTCGCCGGAGACCTGCGCCGCGCAGTATCCGCCATGGACCCGGACCAGCCGCTCGCGTCGTTGACATCGCTCGAGCACCTGGTCGCGGATCGCGCGGCCGGTTTTACCTTCATCGCCAGGGCGCTCAGCGTCGTGGCCCTGATTGCCCTGGTGTTGTCGATGCTTGGCATCTACAGCCTGATGGCGTACCTCACCACTCAGCGCACGCAGGAGATTGGGGTGCGCATGGCGCTGGGCGCCGGGCGCTGGCAGGTTGTCCGGCTGACCACGGCGCAGGCGGTTCGGATCACGCTGGTCGGAATAGCGATCGGCGGGGCCATGGCGTATGGCCTTGGCACACTGATGCAAGGTCTGCTGTTCGGAACGGTCTCGATGAGCCTGTGGCAGTTGGCCGCGCTGATGCTCGCTTTGGCGTCGGCGGCGTTGCTGGCGGCCTACCTGCCGGCCCGGCGCGCCTCGCGCATCGATCCCATGAACGCGTTGCGAGAGACGTAA
- a CDS encoding CDGSH iron-sulfur domain-containing protein, whose product MITIKVRENGSLLVEGEDVKLIDWTGAEYVVPKKPFALCRCGQSKQKPFCDGAHKTCGFVGNECAPGPKANPPTPQP is encoded by the coding sequence ATGATCACAATCAAGGTTCGAGAAAACGGCTCGCTGCTGGTCGAGGGCGAGGACGTGAAGTTGATCGACTGGACCGGCGCCGAGTATGTAGTGCCGAAGAAGCCCTTTGCGCTCTGCCGCTGCGGACAGTCGAAGCAGAAGCCGTTCTGCGACGGCGCGCACAAGACCTGCGGCTTTGTCGGCAACGAGTGCGCACCCGGCCCCAAGGCCAACCCGCCGACGCCACAGCCTTAA
- a CDS encoding LysR family transcriptional regulator, with amino-acid sequence MNQPPDLNAMVLFARVLQHGSFSEAARRTGTPVSTLSRKVSALERQLGVRLLERTTRAVTPTDSGREYFLYCEQIVDALDGAQAALEKRQVEVAGTLRLAAPPSLSDVLLVPLVDGFLRRYSNVAVKVLVTDRHLDLVQDEIDISLRVGPQPASSLVFRRLLSYRHILVAAPAYLAGAEALDEPADLARHRLLGFTKWFDETTWTLSNGSRTERLATKLGLGINDYAGVIRAAVAGMGVAEMPSIVCQRELAAGHLVPVLADWRFEEVDLSAYYLSRRHPSRVVELFLGHCVAHAEKVLRSMANKSSTVQEKSQRSARAAPGPLNP; translated from the coding sequence ATGAATCAGCCTCCTGACCTCAATGCGATGGTGCTGTTTGCGCGCGTGCTTCAGCACGGCAGCTTCTCGGAAGCCGCGCGACGCACGGGCACTCCCGTCTCCACCCTCAGTCGGAAGGTCAGCGCGCTGGAGCGCCAGCTCGGCGTGCGACTCCTGGAACGGACCACCCGGGCCGTCACTCCGACCGACAGCGGCCGCGAATACTTTCTGTACTGTGAACAAATCGTCGATGCGCTGGACGGCGCCCAGGCAGCGCTCGAGAAACGGCAGGTCGAGGTGGCGGGGACGCTCCGGCTCGCAGCGCCGCCGAGTCTGTCAGACGTCCTGCTCGTCCCCTTGGTCGATGGGTTCCTTCGGCGGTACTCGAACGTTGCGGTCAAGGTCCTCGTGACCGATCGGCATCTGGACCTGGTGCAAGACGAGATCGACATTTCGCTGAGGGTTGGGCCTCAGCCTGCCAGCAGCCTGGTGTTTCGACGGCTCTTGAGCTACCGGCACATCCTGGTGGCCGCGCCGGCGTATCTCGCCGGCGCAGAGGCCCTCGACGAACCCGCAGACCTCGCGCGCCACCGACTTCTCGGTTTCACCAAGTGGTTCGACGAGACGACGTGGACGCTGTCGAACGGCAGTCGCACCGAACGCCTAGCGACCAAACTCGGGTTAGGCATCAACGACTACGCGGGCGTGATCCGCGCGGCCGTCGCCGGAATGGGAGTCGCCGAGATGCCATCCATCGTGTGCCAACGTGAACTGGCCGCCGGACATCTGGTGCCCGTGCTGGCGGACTGGCGGTTCGAGGAGGTGGATTTGTCCGCGTACTATCTCTCCAGGCGTCACCCTTCCCGAGTCGTGGAGCTGTTTCTCGGGCATTGCGTCGCGCATGCCGAAAAGGTCTTACGCTCCATGGCAAACAAGAGCTCAACAGTTCAAGAGAAGTCTCAAAGGAGCGCCCGAGCGGCCCCTGGCCCCTTGAACCCCTGA
- a CDS encoding SgcJ/EcaC family oxidoreductase, whose translation MSIETILKSYETALNANDIEAILGLYGGDPVFMPQHAPALVGRDAVRAGYKQVFDTIKLTIRFDIHEVQEADDWAWARTSSAGRTRILSNGAETAEGNNELFVFRREQGAWKIHRYLFSTNQPLRAQPPNFLDS comes from the coding sequence ATGTCTATCGAAACCATTCTCAAGAGTTATGAAACCGCACTCAACGCCAACGACATCGAAGCGATCCTGGGCCTGTACGGCGGCGACCCCGTGTTCATGCCGCAGCATGCGCCTGCGCTCGTCGGGCGCGACGCCGTGCGTGCCGGCTACAAGCAGGTGTTCGACACGATCAAGCTGACGATCCGCTTCGACATTCACGAGGTCCAGGAGGCGGACGATTGGGCCTGGGCCCGCACGAGCTCGGCCGGTCGCACGCGGATTCTGTCGAACGGCGCGGAGACCGCAGAAGGCAACAACGAGCTGTTCGTGTTCCGGCGCGAGCAGGGCGCCTGGAAGATCCATCGCTACCTGTTCTCGACCAACCAGCCGCTCCGCGCACAACCTCCCAACTTCTTAGACTCTTGA